The following are from one region of the Leptospira terpstrae serovar Hualin str. LT 11-33 = ATCC 700639 genome:
- a CDS encoding pentapeptide repeat-containing protein, giving the protein MKEEIQKVLQMVKENKISEAQGADLISELSQVNQETDEHRAKPWSFRSIGEQFIKFSNDVEGLYASDLKDNNMSMSRVQIPKGDRFQFKNNTIRMSSMDQMILDDSDFMRNTISKSNLQAFKVTRGSIQNCELSASNLEHWQIDDGHFDTVEVHSSHLKKVEITSSNVTNSHFTAASVKDLMIRDRSDLSACSFEGAQLSHLEVSTSTLKGMELQASRLQHIRFMNTTTDQLVARFMRLDHTSFENCRLSDVLFTASEGWRKVGFEQVKFENVKLNKALFGECDWKRVTIKNVDLSEIRVMNQKLTDVTIDGNAEFCKVFGIVSNSVAAV; this is encoded by the coding sequence ATGAAAGAAGAAATTCAAAAAGTATTACAGATGGTGAAAGAAAATAAAATCTCTGAAGCACAAGGTGCAGACCTTATCTCGGAACTATCCCAAGTGAATCAAGAGACCGACGAACATAGAGCGAAACCATGGAGTTTTCGTTCTATTGGCGAACAATTTATTAAGTTTTCAAACGATGTAGAAGGGCTCTACGCGAGCGATTTAAAAGATAATAATATGTCCATGTCTCGTGTGCAGATTCCAAAAGGAGATCGTTTTCAGTTCAAAAATAATACGATCCGTATGTCGTCTATGGATCAGATGATTCTAGACGACTCTGATTTTATGAGAAATACAATCAGTAAAAGTAATCTTCAGGCATTCAAAGTCACACGTGGGTCAATTCAAAATTGTGAACTCTCTGCGAGTAACCTAGAACATTGGCAAATCGATGATGGACACTTTGATACAGTGGAAGTTCATAGCTCCCACCTAAAAAAAGTCGAAATCACTTCATCAAACGTTACTAACTCTCATTTTACCGCTGCTTCGGTAAAAGACCTAATGATACGTGATCGGTCAGATCTATCAGCATGTTCTTTTGAGGGTGCGCAGTTGAGTCATTTAGAAGTATCTACTTCTACACTTAAAGGGATGGAACTTCAAGCATCAAGGCTCCAACACATTCGATTTATGAACACTACAACAGATCAACTTGTTGCTCGGTTTATGCGGTTGGATCATACATCCTTTGAAAATTGTAGACTGAGTGATGTGCTTTTTACCGCAAGTGAAGGATGGAGAAAAGTAGGATTCGAACAAGTAAAGTTTGAAAATGTAAAACTAAACAAAGCCCTTTTTGGAGAATGTGATTGGAAACGAGTGACGATCAAAAATGTTGATCTTTCCGAAATCAGGGTGATGAATCAGAAGTTGACTGATGTTACGATCGATGGTAACGCAGAATTTTGTAAAGTATTTGGAATCGTATCCAACTCAGTTGCCGCAGTTTAA